Genomic DNA from Oncorhynchus mykiss isolate Arlee chromosome 2, USDA_OmykA_1.1, whole genome shotgun sequence:
AGTCCAAGCTCTTAGTTGCACTCTTGGTTAGCCATTTAGCATGTTGAGCCTCGCTGTTATGGGGTTTAAATAAAACGTTCCTTCATTCAGAACTGGCAATAGAGGTGGATTCAATGTTGACAAAAATCCTTCTAAAATAGAATGTAGAGTTAGATGGGGGGTCTCCTGAGtgccgcagcggtctaaggcactgcatctcagtgctagaggcgtcactaaagaccctggtttgattccaggctgtatcacaaccggccgtgatagggccaccattgtaaataagaatttgttcttaaaaacggacttgcccagttaaataaataaatgttaaaaatggTCGCAGAGAAAAGGAACAGTCTAGTCCAGGTGTCCACGATAGCATGCTAAGCTTTCACTTAAACATATCAccactctgttgaatagaaaacCTGGTGCTATTCTCTCACTGGACACACAGAAAGACGTCGCCACTCATCTTTGATTGGCTTGTGTGTTGCTGGGTCGATGACTGGTTGGGTAGGTGATAACCTAGGAAATGGGGTTGGAAATTACCGAAAATTCAGAATAGGTTCTGGCGACAGAGTTAACGCTGATGTTACGGTGTGAGGCGGGGCTTTGGGCCGGGTTCCTTAACACACCGCTCAGAGCCATGCCGTTCAGGTGGGAGATGTTCTCTTTGTTCCTCTCCACCATACGGGGCGTTCTTCCAACACAACTCGGGGTCCTCAGAGGAAGCTATCAGGGTGGTGATAGAGAGAGTTCATTTCTTAAAGCCATAAAAACAATTTTAAACGTAATTCTCTGTGCTTGAACACAGACGCTAAGTGCACTACTAACCTTGCTGGCAGACATGGGTAGTCTGAGGACCGGAGACTGACACAAGGTTCCTCCGAAGGCAGAACGTAAGGTGCCGTTAGGAGTAGAGCCGTAGATACTGCTAGTGGCATTGAGCTAAGAGAACgaaaataaacaaacacattAAGTCACAATGACAATGGCTTTATTGTAGAGAACAGTGAAGTACTTCAGTCCTcccgtttatttttatttatttttataaatgctGAATTATGAATAAACTAAAACTGACAATGGTAATATATTTCTAAAATTTAAAAACAGCTTGAATTTGATcccccaaaaaaaacacaatAGTGACTAATAAATTAAAATGAAAACAGAAGAACAGGTGATTTGACCTTTCTTGCTTTGCCAGGAGTAGGGGTCCCTGCAAGGCGTCTTTTGGAGGGGGTTCGTTGAGCAGTACCATACAGCAGGTCATGTTCCATCTGCTGGTTCTTCTTCAGTTGCTGTTTCACAGATCACAGTCAATATTCTCATCCCGAACCAGATTCTGTTCATTTCACAGATCACAGTCAATATTCTCATCCCGAACCAGTTTCTGTTAGTTTCACAGATCAGTCAATATTCTCATCCCGAACCAGATTCTGTTAGTTTCACAGATCACAGTCAATATTCTCATCCCGAACCAGATTCTGTTAGTTTCACAGATCACGGTCAATATTCTCATCCCGAACCAGTTTCTGTTAGTTTCACAGATCACGGTCAATATTCTCATCCCGAACCAGTTTCTGTTAGTTTCACAGATCACGGTCAATATTCTCATCCCGAACCAGATTCACTCATTACTAGGGAAGTAGTTAAGGGGTCTCTGTTTGAATACTTTTGACCCCCCCACCCGATCCGATTACGACATGATTGGGAAAAGCAGTGCCAAGACAGTGATTGCAATCTAAGTCAACGTTTATTTAATCGCGTCTGATCAATGATTAGctcaaggaaggaaggaaggaaggaagcacaTTAAGAGCATTGAAACAAGGCCTTTAAAAACCGTACCCTCtcattcttccctctctccttctccagtcGCAGTAGTTCCCACTGTTCCTCAACGTACTGGAGGAACCGCTGTCCGTTAACCAGGAACTCCCTGTACTGCTCCTCCTCCCATAGATCTACCTGGGTCTTCAGGCTCTTCTCCAACTGGAACACACGAGAGAACATGCTTCAAGTTAATATGCCtgcaaatataaaaaaataaaaatacagcaAGAAATATAGAACCAAAAACAAGCCAGTATTCGGACAGACCGTTGGGTAGAGGAACTAACCAATGAACATTCAAATCACAACTTATCCGTCACCTTTGGCAGGCTTTTCTGCAGCTCGGCCCTCTGCTTCTCCTCTTTGAGTAGGTTCCCTCCTCGGTTGTTGAATCTAGAAGGATCCGTCACCTTTTTCTGCGGAGAGTTGAACCTTGTGTTTATAATACCGTCACTTGAACACACACGAAGGGCAGGACCAAACAGTTGACTCAACTGGCACAAACGATACAGGAAACATCAATGTAATCTTGCAGTGTGATTTACTATGAAACGTTTCGACAATATGTATTATTTTGTTTGCACTAcaaattgttgttgttgttgttgttgcctaataTCTGTAAACAAGAACACGTCTCATATTCATCAGTAAAATGCTCGCCTCCAGTTGTAGGAACAGAGTCCAGCTGTCTTGCCACCTGGTTACTCCTTCAAACAGCTCCCTGTGGTCTTCATAATGCTTCTTCAGACTCAGCAGCTCCGCCTCATGTAGGTTGAGTAGCTCCACGGTGTAGTCAACTGAGGGGAGATATTTATTGTACCAAATCTCACTAGGACAACCAGGATTGTGTTCACACGTTCATTAGTCACCAAAAGGAAGAAAACTGGCTGAAACAAGGTGGAACAATCTGTACTACCGTCCAATTAGAAACGTGTATTTTAGCAGTCCGTCGCAAAATGTGTTGCTACCGTGTACCCTAATGAACGACACAACCCAGTACATTACGGTCAAAAAGGTCAAACTATAAGACAGTACTTTAAAAATGATCCACTAATAAATAGACACGGCAATAGAAGAAGCCAAACGACAACTGACCGTCATAGTAGGGTGTGAAGGCCCGTCTCTGCGCCAGGCTGTAGAAACACCTCTCCCAGAACAGAGCCACCTCGGCCCTGATGGCTCCTATCACATTCTTCATGTTCTTCATTTTCAGCTCATCCAGGCGCCGGCACTCTGCTTCCAACTGCAGGAGGGAACTCGCAAACGTCAGTCAGTAAAAACCAATCAATTACGGTTCTGACATTCCAGTCAAACCTTAGTGATAAGACACTATTCAGGCTATGAGGCTATGATTGGTTATAGGCTTTCTGAAAGCATCCCCCAGCCACTGTAAAACATGTATGGTAACAAGGTAAATTAATGTAATTCAACGTTTTCCTGAATATAACTGTATCGAGCCCCTTGCATCTTCCACTATACCAAAGACTTTTAGGCCTCTATATTTCACTGCAAGTATGTCCATATCTGATCAGCTTGACAGGTTAGGTACATAATTACGAGAAGAGTGCCATAGCTGtaagaaatacaaaataaataaaaaataaaaatgctcaCAGCGTCCATGTTTCTCTTCCTGGACTGGACCATGTGATCAGACATGCACTCTCGTTCCTCCTGGAGGACGTGCAGTCTCTCCCACAGCTCCTGGATCTTACTGCGATAGGAGttacacaccaactcattctcTGTCTTACGATCCTCCAGCTGAGAATTACACAACAAGACCGTCAAGGAAATACCATTCATATAAAATGTACACATACTGTAGTTACATCATTAGGACACTAGGAGTATCAAATGTATAACGTTCAGATAGAAAGACGTTACATAGAACAAACATTC
This window encodes:
- the LOC110500962 gene encoding protein regulator of cytokinesis 1, with protein sequence MRRSEIHAAESVECLNRALNRLKDIWEEIGIPEDQRLQRTDVVRKHIKGLLDMMIAEEDSLRKRLMSSIESCRKELDVLFTELQLSPFEEDEGRTMLQLEKDIRSRLEVMMKQKSQRVKELKRLSKQDRELCDIMCSVPFCIDMDTVPSLEQLDSYRSYLSDLTKEKDRRHGEFVGIKRQIVVCMEELDQLPDTSFERDVVCEDEEAFCLSGDNITALRLLLGQLEDRKTENELVCNSYRSKIQELWERLHVLQEERECMSDHMVQSRKRNMDALEAECRRLDELKMKNMKNVIGAIRAEVALFWERCFYSLAQRRAFTPYYDVDYTVELLNLHEAELLSLKKHYEDHRELFEGVTRWQDSWTLFLQLEKKVTDPSRFNNRGGNLLKEEKQRAELQKSLPKLEKSLKTQVDLWEEEQYREFLVNGQRFLQYVEEQWELLRLEKERGKNERQLKKNQQMEHDLLYGTAQRTPSKRRLAGTPTPGKARKLNATSSIYGSTPNGTLRSAFGGTLCQSPVLRLPMSASKLPLRTPSCVGRTPRMVERNKENISHLNGMALSGVLRNPAQSPASHRNISVNSVARTYSEFSRFLSKASKSVKTGHLNSTVTDL